The following proteins come from a genomic window of Larimichthys crocea isolate SSNF chromosome III, L_crocea_2.0, whole genome shotgun sequence:
- the LOC104921719 gene encoding phosphatidylinositol transfer protein beta isoform isoform X2 has product MVLIKEYRVVLPCSVEEYQVGQLFSVAEASKNETGGGEGIEVLKNEPYEKDGEKGQYTHKIYHLASKVPLFVKVFAPEGSLVFHEKAWNAYPYCRTIVTNDYMKDSFFIKIETWHKPDLGTQENVHQLDSYTWKSVSVVPIDIADRSQASASDYKPDEDPAIFKSEKTGRGPLGPNWKKELVNKTDCPKMCAYKLVTVKFKWWGLQTKVENFIHEQEKRIFTNFHRQLFCWIDKWVDLTMDDIRRMEAETKKELEELRRRGEVRGTSAADE; this is encoded by the exons ATGGTCCTCATCAAGGAGTA CCGTGTGGTTTTACCCTGTAGTGTTGAGGAG TATCAAGTGGGTCAGCTGTTCTCCGTGGCTGAAGCAAGTAAAAATGAGACGGGTGGCGGCGAGGGCATCGAGGTCCTCAAGAACGAGCCCTACGAAAAAGACGGAGAAAAAGGACAGTACACGCACAAAATCTACCACCtagcaag TAAAGTCCCGCTGTTTGTCAAGGTGTTCGCCCCTGAAGGCTCCCTTGTATTTCATGAAAAAGCCTGGAATGCCTACCCCTACTGCAGAACCA TTGTGACG AACGATTATATGAAAGACAGTTTCTTCATTAAGATCGAGACGTGGCACAAACCAGACCTTGGAACACAAGAAAAT GTGCACCAGCTAGACAGCTACACGTGGAAGAGTGTATCTGTTGTGCCCATTGACATTGCAGACAGGAGTCAAGCGTCCGCTTCT GACTACAAGCCCGACGAGGACCCGGCCATCTTCAAGTCAGAAAAGACCGGCAGAGGACCCCTCGGGCCCAACTGGAAG AAAGAGCTGGTGAATAAGACTGACTGCCCGAAGATGTGCGCCTACAAACTGGTCACAGTCAAGTTCAAGTGGTGGGGCCTGCAGACCAAAGTGGAGAACTTCATCCATGAA CAAGAGAAAAGGATCTTCACGAACTTCCACCGCCAGCTCTTCTGTTGGATCGATAAGTGGGTGGACCTGACTATGGATGACATCCGGCGGATGGAGGCGGAGACAAAGAAGGAGCTCGAAGAG
- the LOC104921719 gene encoding phosphatidylinositol transfer protein beta isoform isoform X1 — protein sequence MVLIKEYRVVLPCSVEEYQVGQLFSVAEASKNETGGGEGIEVLKNEPYEKDGEKGQYTHKIYHLASKVPLFVKVFAPEGSLVFHEKAWNAYPYCRTIVTNDYMKDSFFIKIETWHKPDLGTQENVHQLDSYTWKSVSVVPIDIADRSQASASDYKPDEDPAIFKSEKTGRGPLGPNWKKELVNKTDCPKMCAYKLVTVKFKWWGLQTKVENFIHEQEKRIFTNFHRQLFCWIDKWVDLTMDDIRRMEAETKKELEEMLKKGSVQGTKAADE from the exons ATGGTCCTCATCAAGGAGTA CCGTGTGGTTTTACCCTGTAGTGTTGAGGAG TATCAAGTGGGTCAGCTGTTCTCCGTGGCTGAAGCAAGTAAAAATGAGACGGGTGGCGGCGAGGGCATCGAGGTCCTCAAGAACGAGCCCTACGAAAAAGACGGAGAAAAAGGACAGTACACGCACAAAATCTACCACCtagcaag TAAAGTCCCGCTGTTTGTCAAGGTGTTCGCCCCTGAAGGCTCCCTTGTATTTCATGAAAAAGCCTGGAATGCCTACCCCTACTGCAGAACCA TTGTGACG AACGATTATATGAAAGACAGTTTCTTCATTAAGATCGAGACGTGGCACAAACCAGACCTTGGAACACAAGAAAAT GTGCACCAGCTAGACAGCTACACGTGGAAGAGTGTATCTGTTGTGCCCATTGACATTGCAGACAGGAGTCAAGCGTCCGCTTCT GACTACAAGCCCGACGAGGACCCGGCCATCTTCAAGTCAGAAAAGACCGGCAGAGGACCCCTCGGGCCCAACTGGAAG AAAGAGCTGGTGAATAAGACTGACTGCCCGAAGATGTGCGCCTACAAACTGGTCACAGTCAAGTTCAAGTGGTGGGGCCTGCAGACCAAAGTGGAGAACTTCATCCATGAA CAAGAGAAAAGGATCTTCACGAACTTCCACCGCCAGCTCTTCTGTTGGATCGATAAGTGGGTGGACCTGACTATGGATGACATCCGGCGGATGGAGGCGGAGACAAAGAAGGAGCTCGAAGAG